GTTGGTCATACAGCCGCTTCAAGGGACGAGGTTGACACTGATTGAGAACATAAGCAGTCACTAACGGCAGCGCGATTGTACTATCGGTATAACAAACAATTGTGCTGGGTAACTCTTCGGGGTCAATTTTACCCCAACTGACAGCTTCTGAAGGTGTCGCCCCAGACAAACCGCCGGTATCAGGACGCGCATCGGTAAACTGGACAAAGTAATCGTGTCCGCGTTCTTCTAGTCCTAGGACTTCGTGTATTTGCGGTTGAGTTTGTAGCAAAAAGTTTTTTGGACTACCGCCACCGATAATTACAGCCGCACTTTTGCCTTCTGCAACTCTTGCATTGTAGGCGATCGCCGCTGTCTCGTTCACGTCAATTGCTGGATCTAACACCAATTGGGAACCTTCTAAGGCTAAAGCTGCTACGTTCATCCCAATGGAACTATCTCCAGGCGATGATGTATATATGGGTACGCCACATTCGTAAGCTGTCGCTAGTAAGCAAGAATGTTTGACACCCAATTGCTTTTCTACTTCCCAGACATACTTACCCAACAGATAATGAAACTCCGCTGTACCCATCCGTTTCTGAAACGCTTGGGCTTGGAGAATCTTGCGGATAAATGCATCGGTTTCCAGCAGCACGTCGTAGCCAAAGATAATGTCATAAATGCGGATGGTTCCTTCCTGGCGCAGTTTCACATCATCCAAAAACGGACTACCTGCAAACAGTTCATAACCTAAACCGTAGTGCATATCATGGTAAAGATTTGCACCTGTACTAATCATCCAATCGATAAAGCCGTTGCGAATCAAAGGCGCAAGCGCAGAAACCCCGAATCCCGCTGGTGTCATCGCACCGGAAAGGCTAACACCTACGGTTACGCCTTCGGTTAACACTTCGCGACTCAGCAGTTGACAGATTTCCCGCAACCGCGCTGAGTTGTAAGCGGTGAAGTAATTATCAATCAAATCAACGACGCTGATATCGGTTGACAGCGGTACTGGTGCGATTTTTTGACCCAGTTGTTTTGACATTTTTGCACTCTGGAAAACTAAACACGCCGAATCTAATGGTAACTAGGTTTGAGGAAATTTTTGCACCGTTTTTACAGGTAAGGGCGCAAGGCCTTGCACCCCTTACCAAGACTTTCGGGCAAAGCATAATTAATTTCCCTAGATGCCTAATATACCACGCGTCCGGGGCGCAAGGCCTTGCGCCCCAAAGACAGATGTGGTTTAAGAGTCAATACAGTTCAGTTAAACTCAAATGGTATACAGTGTAGGGGCACGGCATCCAAAATCTTTTCTTCTAATGACAATTTTATTCGTGCCGTGCCCCTACGACAATTTTCCTTAACTGAACTGTATTGGTTTAAGAGTTTTCAGCTTACAGCAATTTTCATTCATTTGAACCACAGATCTTCGTAGGGGCGCAAGGCCTTGCGCCCCAAAAGCGTGGTCTATTTACCTGAAAATGGCTGTAACCTGGTTTTCTGTTCAATCAGACCAGGTTACCAATTTTTGCCATGTTGAAATGTCAGATAAAGTCAGGACTTACGCTAGTGTCACATTTAAAGAATGGTGCGTGACGCCACAAGTCAAGTGAGTGCGTAGAATATTTATCGCTGCGTCACGCACCCTACGATTATTATTGTTCCCCCAGAGTGGGTCATAAAAGTTAATAAGTCGGGATTTGTCACCAAACGATGCGCTTCATTCTACCAAGCTGAACAGCTAAAGAAAATCACAAAATTTTCTTTATAATAACTAGAGGTAATGACTTGAATAAATTATTTAGAATAGCAATAGCGTTCTCAAGTAAATGGTTCAGTTTGTATGTTCTGTAACTTTCTTTCTTTATCGACAAATAAAGTTGAAAAAACTAATACAAATGCAATGTTTTTTAAGTTAATTTAAATACATATATCCAAAATACCATTTACACTGAAATCTTGGTGGTTAACAACCGCCTATTTAACAGTTATCAGTTATCAGTTATCAGTCAAGAGTGATGTGTTTATCGTTACGCATTGATAACTGTTCACTGTTCACTGTTCACTGTTCACTGTTCACTGTTCACTGTTCACTGTTCACTGTTCACTGTTCACTGTTCACTGATTTAAATCCCCAATCCCCAATCCCTTGTACGTTATTTCCAGTGTTACCAGACAAAATTAAAATTTATGAAAAACGACACCCCGCAAGAATTCAATTCAGACAAAGAGATTGAGCGCGTAATTGACCAGGTAATGTCTTCATCTTTAAGTGATGAACAGTACCGCAAAAAGATGCAGCGCCGTAAAGAAGTACAAGATAAGCGGATAGCAAAAGCGGTGCCAGAGAAAGGGTTAATTATTGTCAATACGGGGAATGGTAAAGGTAAAACTACGGCGGCTTTGGGGATGGTATTGCGATCGCTTGGTCATGGGTATAAAGTAGCGATTGTCCAGTTCATCAAAGGTGCTTGGGAACCGTCAGAAAAAAGAGTGTTCAGTAATTGGCAAGACCAGTTAGAATTTCATGCTATGGGCGAAGGCTTTACCTGGGAAACCCAAGACCGCGATCGCGATCTCGACAAAGCACAAGCAGCTTGGGAGAAATCTTTAGAATACATCCGTCACCCAGAGTTCAAGCTGGTGTTATTAGATGAAATTAATATTGCTCTGAAAATGGGTTATTTACAAGTTGAACAAGTTTTAGCCGGTTTAGCACAAAAACCCCCCCAAAAGCACGTAATTCTCACCGGTCGAGGCGCACCCCCGGCTTTAATTGAACGCGCTGACCTAGTAACTGAAATGACCCTAGTTAAGCATCCTTTCAAAGACCAAGGTGTAAAAGCGCAAGCAGGAATTGAGTATTAAGAGAACTCAAAAAATGTCAAGAGTCAAGGGTCAAGAGTCAAAAGTCAAAAGTCAAGGGTCAAGAGTCCAGGTTTTTTGGACTCTTGACTTTTGACCCTTGTCTGCGACACGCTGCGCGATGACAAGCTCTCGCGTTAAAACTTGGATATTTTTGGAATTGTCGGTCCCTTATTGCCTGAAAACGGCTATAATTACTTAACTAGCTTGCGGTATCCACCACCAGAAGGTTGATTACACACTTGCAAAATGCTGCGATCGCCAGCACTGATAGAATTTAGCCGATGATAGTCTTGCAGTGCCACAGAATAAGCATAGGTGATCGGCTGATCATCAGTGACCTTAGTCACTCCATTGCTGCTAGCTACCTCACTCGTGCTACCTTGATCCGGTGAACCAGTAACCGTCATCGCCAACTCTCCAGACTTGTCGAGGGTGCCCTGAAAACAACTAAACTCAGAACTGGGCATATACAAGGCACCCTTTAGCATACCTTGGCGCTTCTCAAAAATAATATATCCTTGCCCAATCTCGTTTGCTTTTGGCGACTGACCATAGAGATAAACCCCATCTTTTTGGGGAAAATTCACTTTTGGTAGCGCAGTTGTTGTTCCTGTCGCAGATTCTTGAGTTCTGATACCCAGCGCTGTGGTTGTGGGCGCGGTTTTTAAGTCCTTCGATTGGAAAGCCAACGGAAGTTGATTTCTGCGATCTCGAACTTCTCTTAGCCGCTGTAAAAGAGGAGTATCAACGCTATTTTGCACATTATTCAGCACCAGTTTAGTCTGCTGACCAATTACACCAAGACCGACTACTCCCAAGCTAACAACTAAGCCCACAACTGGAATTCTCCACTGACCAGCGGAATATAACTTAGAAATGTTCTGAAGCACCTGATATCTCCTGTTTAAAAAATAACTACTTTCTCAGCAACTTACTTAAGCGTAACGATATCTGTAGGAATTAAGGTTCCGTCGAAGGTTTGATCTATATTCTCCGGGAAAAAAACTACCAAAAAATGAAGTTTTTCTTTAATTTGGTAAGTTAATCTTACTACTAGCCTTCCTGAGTTTTTTTCTGCTTCACCCAGCAGACTCACCCGATTGGGTGATGTGGAATACCATAAACAAATGTATAATTTGCGCTTCAAGTTTAAGAATTGCTGACATTTTCTCTGGGAACCTCACCTCTGGAACTTTCGTTAAGGAGCAACAAACAAAACTACAACCCCAACTCTTTCCATTTCGGATTTCAGACAAATACTCTATTCACATATTTTAACAGGTTAACACTTCGGGACAAAATTGGACTTTGTGGAAATGCCCATGTTTTCCGACCTGAGAGAATATGGATTGAAAATTGACATATCCCGTAGGGGCGCAAGGCCTTGCGCCCCTACCTGTAGGAATGGCGCCCCTACCTGTAGGAATGGCGCCCCTACATGTTGATCAAAAAAATAGCCCCCTGAATTGAGGAGGCACATTTTCAAAAGCTATCGGCTTTTAGCTAGCAACGTATTCTTTAACATTGGCACGACGGCGACGTAGATGAGCTAGTGCTTGATGCTCTAACTGACGGACACGTTCACGGCTGAGGTTCAACCGTTCGCCGACTTTGGCTAAAGACATTTCGTTACCATCTTCTAATCCAAAGCGCAGGGCTAAAACTTCTCGCTGTTGGGGGGTTAGTTCTGCTAACAGAGTGTTCAAGTCTTGGCGCAAGAATTCTTGGGTTGTGTAATACTCCGGTGATGGTCCGTCATCTTCCAGCATTTCTTGCAACTCAGTATCTTGGTTATCGCCAACCCGCACGTCTAAGGACACTGGTTGACGCGCCATATTCAAATATTCACGGATTTGGGCGGGTTCTAGGTCTAGTTCTTTGCCGATTTCCGCAGGAGAGGGCGATCGCCCAAACTTTTGCGCTAGTTCTCGCTGCACTTTTTTAATTTTGTTCAGCTTCTCGGTAATGTGGATCGGTAACCGAATTGTACGACCTTGCTGGGCGATCGCTCTTGTAATCGCTTGGCGAATCCACCAGTAAGCATAGGTCGAGAATTTATATCCCCGCATGGGATCAAATTTCTCCACTCCCCGCTCTAACCCTAATGTCCCTTCCTGGATTAAATCCAGAAACTCCATGTTTCGCTTCTGATACTTTTTGGCTATAGCAACTACCAAGCGCAAATTCGCTTCGATCATCTTTTGCTTGGCCCGCTTACCTTGGGCGACTGTCTGTTTCACCTCGGTTTCAGGTTGATCAACAACGCTAGCCCACTCTTCTAAACTCGGTTCGCGGTCTAGTTCCTTCGCTAAAGCGTCTTTAGCGTCTAATAGCG
The Gloeotrichia echinulata CP02 DNA segment above includes these coding regions:
- the speY gene encoding deoxyhypusine synthase; protein product: MSKQLGQKIAPVPLSTDISVVDLIDNYFTAYNSARLREICQLLSREVLTEGVTVGVSLSGAMTPAGFGVSALAPLIRNGFIDWMISTGANLYHDMHYGLGYELFAGSPFLDDVKLRQEGTIRIYDIIFGYDVLLETDAFIRKILQAQAFQKRMGTAEFHYLLGKYVWEVEKQLGVKHSCLLATAYECGVPIYTSSPGDSSIGMNVAALALEGSQLVLDPAIDVNETAAIAYNARVAEGKSAAVIIGGGSPKNFLLQTQPQIHEVLGLEERGHDYFVQFTDARPDTGGLSGATPSEAVSWGKIDPEELPSTIVCYTDSTIALPLVTAYVLNQCQPRPLKRLYDQREAILNKLQQDYLAAIAQPSVAESGSQEVATYPCGKPIHK
- the cobO gene encoding cob(I)yrinic acid a,c-diamide adenosyltransferase, with product MKNDTPQEFNSDKEIERVIDQVMSSSLSDEQYRKKMQRRKEVQDKRIAKAVPEKGLIIVNTGNGKGKTTAALGMVLRSLGHGYKVAIVQFIKGAWEPSEKRVFSNWQDQLEFHAMGEGFTWETQDRDRDLDKAQAAWEKSLEYIRHPEFKLVLLDEINIALKMGYLQVEQVLAGLAQKPPQKHVILTGRGAPPALIERADLVTEMTLVKHPFKDQGVKAQAGIEY
- a CDS encoding RNA polymerase sigma factor, RpoD/SigA family; the encoded protein is MPTVNTQNENLSTKFTADMVRTYLREIGRVPLLTREQEIVFGKQVQQMMTLLDAKDALAKELDREPSLEEWASVVDQPETEVKQTVAQGKRAKQKMIEANLRLVVAIAKKYQKRNMEFLDLIQEGTLGLERGVEKFDPMRGYKFSTYAYWWIRQAITRAIAQQGRTIRLPIHITEKLNKIKKVQRELAQKFGRSPSPAEIGKELDLEPAQIREYLNMARQPVSLDVRVGDNQDTELQEMLEDDGPSPEYYTTQEFLRQDLNTLLAELTPQQREVLALRFGLEDGNEMSLAKVGERLNLSRERVRQLEHQALAHLRRRRANVKEYVAS